The Halobacterium litoreum genome includes a region encoding these proteins:
- a CDS encoding DUF373 family protein encodes MLLVLCVDLDDDLGRKTGVPTPVVGRNEVEHAAVSLAEADPEDSDVNVLFEGVHLHDKYSSDEDVEVAAVTGVERGDVAANRKVGREVDEVLASIRTDDPVRAVVVTDGAQDESVVPVIRSRVPIDAVKRVVVRQAQDLESMYYTLKQVMNDPETRGTILVPLGILLLIYPLAVLADFFGLPGAVLGVSSAAVGLYALFRGLGLERVVDETVERVRSSLYTGRVTLITYVVAAALLVIGGVEGVTELQAVRDATDGALAPSTVVAALIFGAVRWFAAAGLTTSLGQVTDEYLADRFRWRYLNAPFYVLSIAAVLHTLSGFFLDYVTLTELAAVLTVGTLVSVLSTLTFAVVESYRGQAEAA; translated from the coding sequence ATGCTGCTGGTGCTGTGCGTGGACCTCGACGACGACCTCGGGCGCAAGACCGGCGTCCCGACGCCCGTGGTCGGCCGCAACGAGGTCGAACACGCCGCCGTCTCGCTCGCGGAGGCCGACCCCGAGGACAGCGACGTGAACGTCCTCTTCGAGGGCGTCCACCTCCACGACAAGTACAGCAGCGACGAGGACGTCGAGGTCGCCGCCGTCACCGGGGTCGAGCGCGGCGACGTCGCCGCGAACCGCAAGGTCGGCCGGGAGGTCGACGAGGTGCTCGCGTCCATTCGCACCGACGACCCCGTCCGCGCCGTCGTCGTCACCGACGGCGCGCAGGACGAGTCCGTCGTCCCGGTCATCCGGTCGCGGGTGCCCATCGACGCCGTCAAGCGCGTCGTCGTCAGGCAGGCCCAGGACCTCGAGTCGATGTACTACACGCTCAAGCAGGTGATGAACGACCCCGAGACGCGGGGCACGATTCTGGTCCCACTCGGGATTCTGCTGCTCATCTACCCGCTGGCGGTGCTCGCGGACTTCTTCGGGCTGCCGGGCGCGGTGCTGGGCGTGTCCTCCGCAGCGGTCGGACTGTACGCGCTGTTCCGCGGGCTCGGCCTCGAACGCGTCGTCGACGAGACCGTCGAGCGCGTGCGCTCCAGTCTCTACACGGGCCGCGTGACGCTCATCACGTACGTCGTCGCCGCCGCGCTGCTCGTCATCGGCGGCGTCGAGGGCGTCACCGAACTCCAGGCGGTGCGGGACGCGACCGACGGCGCGCTCGCGCCGTCGACAGTCGTCGCGGCGCTCATCTTCGGCGCCGTCCGGTGGTTCGCCGCCGCCGGCCTCACGACGAGTCTCGGACAGGTGACCGACGAGTATCTCGCCGACCGGTTCCGGTGGCGGTACCTGAACGCGCCGTTCTACGTGCTCTCCATCGCCGCCGTGCTCCACACGCTCTCGGGGTTCTTCCTCGACTACGTGACGCTCACCGAACTCGCGGCGGTGCTGACAGTCGGGACGCTGGTGAGCGTGCTGTCGACGCTGACGTTCGCCGTCGTCGAGTCCTACCGCGGGCAGGCGGAGGCCGCCTAG
- a CDS encoding polyprenyl synthetase family protein translates to MEYVEARRAAIEDRIAETVGAVEPAELGEELEHVVLAGGKRVRPTLTVLVCEAAGGDVWETPAASTARQQVALSEDGEDALDFAVGVELVHNASLVVDDIIDQSEVRRGTPSAWAEFDYGPAIVASNGLLGEAFALFSREPRAMECVTDALVDLGEGEAIELVDRPETEAEYMELARRKTGALFRAAAELGAVAADADGRTVETLGEYAERVGVAFQIRDDVLDATADSEALGKPAGIDEEMDRPSIVRVTDQSPEELNDLAVAESDRALEALDSLNLPEGEARDYLEYLAEFVVSRER, encoded by the coding sequence ATGGAGTACGTGGAGGCGCGTCGCGCCGCAATCGAGGACCGCATCGCGGAGACCGTCGGCGCGGTCGAGCCCGCGGAACTCGGCGAGGAACTCGAACACGTCGTGCTCGCGGGCGGGAAGCGCGTGCGGCCGACGCTCACCGTCCTCGTCTGCGAGGCCGCCGGCGGCGACGTCTGGGAGACGCCGGCGGCGTCCACGGCCCGCCAGCAGGTGGCACTCTCCGAGGATGGTGAGGACGCCCTCGACTTCGCGGTCGGCGTCGAACTCGTACACAACGCCTCCCTCGTCGTCGACGACATCATCGACCAGTCGGAGGTGCGTCGGGGGACGCCGTCGGCGTGGGCGGAGTTCGACTACGGGCCCGCCATCGTCGCCTCGAACGGCCTGCTCGGCGAGGCGTTCGCGCTGTTCTCGCGGGAACCGCGGGCGATGGAGTGTGTCACCGACGCGCTCGTCGACCTCGGGGAGGGCGAGGCCATCGAGTTGGTCGACCGCCCCGAGACCGAAGCGGAGTACATGGAGTTGGCGCGCCGGAAGACGGGCGCGCTGTTCCGCGCGGCCGCCGAGCTCGGCGCGGTCGCGGCGGACGCCGACGGCCGCACCGTGGAGACGCTCGGCGAGTACGCCGAGCGCGTCGGCGTCGCGTTCCAGATTCGGGACGACGTGCTGGACGCCACCGCGGACAGCGAGGCGTTGGGGAAGCCGGCGGGCATCGACGAGGAGATGGACCGCCCGAGCATCGTGCGCGTCACCGACCAGTCGCCCGAGGAACTGAACGACCTCGCGGTCGCGGAGTCAGACCGGGCGCTGGAAGCGCTGGACAGCCTGAATCTCCCAGAGGGCGAGGCCCGGGACTACCTCGAATATCTCGCGGAGTTCGTCGTCTCGCGGGAGCGCTAG
- a CDS encoding DNA polymerase sliding clamp: MTETTHPATDAQSPTDPAFDAIADSDTLATALDALAVLVDECVVRVEPDGLAVDAMDPATVGMVSLSLGADAFDAYDAPDAGLRLGIPLDRLRDVVGIADAGQPVRLAFDAESRMLHVRVGELAYTLACIDPDAVRSPPDRIDLAEQYTASATLDGAGFARAVDAADMVADHLALGTDADALYVRADGDTDSVEVDFPGEDCAAIDPGPAHSLFSLQYLASVADALPSDRDVDLRFGEEAPIEAGFDIAEGDGHVTFVVSPRMTVN; encoded by the coding sequence ATGACAGAGACGACCCACCCCGCGACCGACGCCCAGTCACCGACCGACCCCGCGTTCGACGCCATCGCCGACAGCGACACGCTCGCCACCGCCCTGGACGCGCTCGCCGTGCTCGTCGACGAGTGCGTCGTGCGCGTCGAACCCGACGGCCTCGCCGTCGACGCGATGGACCCCGCCACCGTCGGCATGGTCTCGCTCTCGCTCGGCGCCGACGCCTTCGACGCCTACGACGCCCCCGACGCCGGCCTCCGCCTCGGCATCCCCCTCGACCGCCTCCGGGACGTGGTCGGTATCGCCGACGCCGGCCAACCGGTCCGCCTCGCGTTCGACGCCGAAAGCCGGATGCTCCACGTGCGCGTCGGCGAACTCGCGTACACGCTCGCCTGCATCGACCCCGACGCCGTCCGCTCCCCGCCGGACCGCATCGACCTCGCGGAACAGTACACCGCCTCGGCCACCCTCGACGGCGCCGGGTTCGCGCGCGCCGTCGACGCCGCCGACATGGTCGCCGACCACCTCGCGCTCGGCACCGACGCCGACGCCCTCTACGTCCGCGCCGACGGCGACACCGACTCGGTCGAAGTCGACTTCCCCGGCGAGGACTGCGCCGCCATCGACCCCGGCCCCGCCCACTCGCTGTTCTCCCTCCAGTACCTCGCGTCCGTCGCCGACGCGCTCCCGTCCGACCGCGACGTCGACCTCCGATTCGGCGAGGAAGCGCCCATCGAGGCCGGTTTCGACATCGCGGAGGGCGACGGCCACGTCACGTTCGTCGTCTCCCCGAGAATGACGGTGAATTAG
- a CDS encoding electron transfer flavoprotein subunit alpha/FixB family protein, translated as MTVLTIADHRRGDLRDVSFELLTAGRELADAVGTDLHAAVISGNVEEFADDLNREGVDQIHTVEYGEEFNHDVYAQAVTALTEDLGAEFLLVPNSVNGLDYAPAVATRLGRSYASDAVGLDYDGTLEVTREMYGSKVETTVEVTEGPFVASVRSGEWPAAEGVGDADVSAFDFDVDEDAVGSTVKGFEEVGGGDVDISEANFLVSIGRGIEEEENLELVEALVEATGATLSSSRPIVDNGWLPKNRQVGQSGKQVTPDVYLAIGISGAVQHVAGMKGADTIIAVNTDPNAPIFDIADYGVVGDLFDVVPALIEEFGGEPPSV; from the coding sequence ATGACGGTTCTCACGATCGCCGACCACCGGCGCGGCGACCTGCGGGACGTGTCCTTCGAGTTGCTGACCGCGGGCCGCGAACTCGCGGACGCCGTCGGCACCGACCTGCACGCGGCCGTCATCTCCGGGAACGTCGAGGAGTTCGCGGACGACCTGAACCGCGAGGGCGTCGACCAGATTCACACCGTCGAGTACGGCGAGGAGTTCAACCACGACGTGTACGCGCAGGCCGTCACCGCGCTCACCGAGGACCTCGGCGCGGAGTTCCTGCTCGTCCCGAACAGCGTGAACGGCCTCGACTACGCGCCCGCCGTGGCGACGCGACTCGGGCGCTCGTACGCTTCTGACGCGGTCGGTCTGGACTACGACGGCACGCTCGAAGTCACCCGCGAGATGTACGGGTCGAAGGTCGAGACGACCGTCGAGGTCACCGAGGGCCCGTTCGTGGCGTCCGTGCGCAGCGGCGAGTGGCCGGCCGCCGAAGGCGTCGGCGACGCCGACGTCTCGGCGTTCGACTTCGACGTCGACGAGGACGCAGTCGGCTCCACCGTGAAGGGCTTCGAGGAGGTCGGCGGCGGCGACGTCGACATCAGCGAGGCGAACTTCCTCGTGTCCATCGGTCGCGGCATCGAGGAAGAGGAGAACCTCGAACTCGTCGAGGCGCTCGTCGAGGCGACGGGCGCGACGCTCTCCTCGTCGCGACCCATCGTCGACAACGGCTGGCTCCCGAAGAACCGGCAGGTCGGCCAGTCCGGCAAACAGGTGACGCCGGACGTCTACCTCGCCATCGGTATCTCGGGCGCGGTCCAGCACGTCGCCGGGATGAAGGGCGCGGACACCATCATCGCGGTGAACACGGACCCGAACGCGCCCATCTTCGACATCGCGGACTACGGCGTCGTCGGCGACCTGTTCGACGTGGTGCCCGCGCTCATCGAGGAGTTCGGCGGCGAACCCCCGAGCGTCTAA
- a CDS encoding electron transfer flavoprotein subunit beta/FixA family protein gives MKVLVTVKEVATVEDDFEISGTEIEETYLDYDLNEWDDYAVEEGVQLAEAGDDVEVVAVTIGPERADETIRMALAKGADRAVRVWDDAIEDVELLDVETKAELLGAVVEAEDPDLVLSGVQANDDSFGATGVALAEEIGFQWAAVVNALDTEKVLDEGVASVRRELEGGVEELTDVDLPAVLTIQTGINEPRYASLRGIRQAQSKEIKPQSLDDLGLDASVVESSLDVTAMYEPETESDAQFLDGDADEQASKLADVLREKGVVGE, from the coding sequence ATGAAGGTTCTCGTCACCGTCAAGGAGGTGGCCACCGTCGAGGACGACTTCGAGATTTCCGGAACCGAAATCGAGGAGACGTATCTCGACTACGACCTCAACGAGTGGGACGACTACGCCGTCGAGGAGGGCGTCCAGTTGGCCGAGGCCGGCGACGACGTGGAAGTCGTCGCGGTCACCATCGGCCCGGAGCGCGCCGACGAGACGATTCGGATGGCGCTCGCGAAGGGCGCGGACCGCGCGGTCCGCGTGTGGGACGACGCCATCGAGGACGTCGAACTGCTCGACGTGGAGACGAAGGCCGAACTGCTCGGCGCGGTCGTGGAAGCCGAGGACCCCGACCTCGTGCTGTCGGGCGTGCAGGCCAACGACGACTCCTTCGGCGCGACGGGCGTCGCGCTCGCCGAGGAAATCGGCTTCCAGTGGGCGGCGGTCGTGAACGCGCTCGACACCGAGAAGGTGCTCGACGAGGGCGTCGCGTCCGTGCGCCGCGAACTGGAGGGCGGCGTCGAGGAACTCACCGACGTCGACCTCCCGGCGGTGCTCACCATCCAGACGGGTATCAACGAGCCGCGGTACGCGAGCCTGCGCGGTATCCGGCAGGCCCAGTCGAAGGAAATCAAGCCCCAGAGCCTCGACGACCTCGGGCTCGACGCGTCGGTCGTCGAGTCCAGTCTGGACGTGACCGCGATGTACGAGCCGGAGACCGAAAGCGACGCGCAGTTCCTCGACGGCGACGCCGACGAGCAGGCGTCGAAGTTGGCTGACGTGCTCCGCGAGAAGGGGGTGGTCGGCGAATGA
- a CDS encoding helix-turn-helix transcriptional regulator yields MRQAALLVAVCLVVAPLAGAVGATDSTAQSTQDALEKEGVHITVELQPDGDAHWNVSARYALEDENDTAAFDDLAREFKSGDRNSGFSIDVFRAVAPDVSDEVGREMAIRNEEYTATTVESANNSTGVLSLRFTWTNFSQVTNETLTVDGFSGSWFGDLKAGQTLTVRPPEGYEQNTISPDTSVTDGAYQWRGPQAFEEDDPTLVFTESASGSGPGGVGAGVLLVVGLGGLALVVGGVFAWMYARNGSDAWFERDGSDESAGGDGQAATDGSVATADAGAAGSATADGPSDADSGDGGGGVDPELLSDEERVERLLREHDGRMKQSKIVEETRWSTAKVSQLLSSMDDEGRIEKLRIGRENLISLPGEGVGDE; encoded by the coding sequence ATGCGGCAGGCCGCCCTCCTCGTCGCCGTCTGTCTTGTCGTCGCGCCGCTGGCTGGAGCCGTCGGAGCCACCGATAGCACGGCGCAGTCGACACAGGACGCACTCGAGAAGGAGGGCGTCCACATCACGGTGGAACTCCAGCCGGACGGGGACGCACACTGGAACGTGTCCGCGCGGTACGCGCTGGAGGACGAGAACGACACGGCGGCGTTCGACGACCTCGCGCGCGAGTTCAAGTCCGGCGACCGGAACAGCGGCTTCTCGATCGACGTGTTCCGCGCCGTCGCGCCGGACGTGAGCGACGAGGTCGGCCGGGAGATGGCGATTCGAAACGAGGAGTACACGGCGACGACCGTCGAGAGCGCGAACAACTCCACGGGCGTGCTCTCACTGCGGTTCACGTGGACGAACTTCTCGCAGGTGACAAACGAGACGCTGACCGTCGACGGCTTCTCCGGGTCGTGGTTCGGCGACCTGAAGGCGGGACAGACGCTCACGGTGCGGCCGCCCGAGGGGTACGAGCAGAACACCATCAGCCCGGACACGAGCGTGACCGACGGCGCGTATCAGTGGCGTGGTCCGCAGGCGTTCGAGGAGGACGACCCGACGCTGGTGTTCACCGAGTCGGCGTCCGGGAGCGGACCGGGCGGCGTCGGTGCGGGCGTGTTGTTGGTCGTCGGACTGGGCGGTCTGGCGCTCGTGGTCGGTGGCGTGTTCGCGTGGATGTACGCCCGGAACGGGTCCGACGCGTGGTTCGAGCGCGACGGGAGCGACGAGTCGGCGGGCGGTGACGGACAGGCGGCGACCGACGGGAGTGTGGCGACTGCCGACGCCGGCGCGGCCGGTAGCGCGACCGCCGACGGGCCGAGCGACGCGGACTCTGGCGACGGCGGGGGCGGCGTCGACCCCGAGTTGTTGAGCGACGAGGAGCGCGTCGAGCGGTTGTTGCGCGAGCACGACGGCCGGATGAAGCAGTCGAAGATCGTGGAGGAGACGCGGTGGTCGACGGCGAAGGTCTCGCAACTGCTGTCCTCGATGGACGACGAGGGTCGCATCGAGAAGCTCCGCATCGGGCGCGAGAACCTCATCTCGCTGCCGGGCGAGGGCGTCGGCGACGAGTAG
- a CDS encoding DUF7096 domain-containing protein: MSRARPALAVLLLTVATVAVGLAAGGAVTAPVQPADDPVVGTSENTSRVLLLTRADAAQFDTATPTVTNALEAGHANLDTSFQRHRIEARLDAADTPEARGEILENATDDVARRVAQLREQERDARAEFANGQLTARQYLVTLGTLHAEAETLETYLGRPSSEGTLYTYARPGGGTRSRISRLRAQLATLQGPVREQLAGVVVGDRPATRVHVSVGNGVMLSTLRGSQYVRESFRPDNLDEDVTSQVPPTRDIVTSHYPWVWNNSGGPSTTLLEGYAFQWSADHNQGRVVAFVDMTTEQVYVERQWKSLLQVDAPYEARSSADNTTLLVSRTYAGGPVQIRVENASGAPVDATVALNGTGVGRTGEDGQLWTLSPASEYPVSVTHDGTSLDVNVTARPAP, translated from the coding sequence ATGTCTCGCGCCCGCCCCGCGCTCGCTGTCCTCCTCCTCACCGTCGCCACGGTGGCCGTCGGCCTCGCAGCCGGCGGCGCGGTTACGGCGCCCGTTCAACCCGCGGACGACCCCGTCGTCGGCACCAGTGAGAACACGTCTCGGGTCCTCCTGCTGACGCGGGCAGACGCGGCGCAGTTCGACACCGCCACACCGACAGTCACGAACGCCCTCGAAGCCGGCCACGCCAACCTCGACACGTCCTTCCAGCGACACCGCATCGAGGCGCGCCTCGACGCGGCCGACACGCCCGAAGCACGCGGTGAAATCCTGGAGAACGCGACAGACGACGTCGCCCGACGCGTGGCGCAACTCCGCGAGCAGGAACGTGACGCCCGCGCCGAATTCGCGAACGGACAACTCACCGCTCGACAGTACCTCGTGACGCTCGGCACGCTCCACGCCGAAGCCGAGACGCTCGAAACCTACCTCGGACGTCCGTCGAGCGAAGGGACGCTGTACACGTACGCCCGACCCGGCGGCGGCACGCGGTCCCGAATCAGCCGGCTGCGAGCCCAACTCGCGACCCTCCAGGGACCGGTCCGCGAACAACTCGCTGGCGTCGTCGTCGGCGACCGTCCCGCGACGCGCGTCCACGTCTCGGTCGGAAACGGCGTGATGCTGTCGACGCTCCGCGGGTCCCAGTACGTCCGGGAGTCGTTCCGACCGGACAACCTCGACGAGGACGTCACGAGTCAGGTGCCGCCCACTCGCGACATCGTCACGTCCCACTACCCGTGGGTCTGGAACAACTCGGGCGGCCCGTCCACGACGCTCCTCGAAGGGTACGCGTTCCAGTGGAGCGCCGACCACAATCAGGGTCGTGTCGTGGCGTTCGTCGACATGACGACCGAGCAGGTGTACGTCGAACGCCAGTGGAAGTCGCTCCTGCAGGTCGACGCCCCGTACGAGGCGCGGTCGTCCGCGGATAACACGACGCTGCTCGTCTCCCGGACGTACGCCGGCGGCCCGGTCCAGATTCGCGTCGAGAACGCGTCCGGCGCGCCGGTCGACGCGACAGTCGCGTTGAACGGGACGGGTGTCGGACGCACCGGCGAGGACGGCCAACTGTGGACGCTCAGCCCCGCCAGCGAGTACCCCGTCTCCGTCACTCACGACGGCACATCGCTCGACGTGAACGTGACGGCGCGCCCCGCGCCCTGA
- a CDS encoding type IV pilin → MARGYAPVAVVLLLAVTVVAAASVLTILPSVTERPPADQRGVAVDATADGRVTLTLVAGPELDVRDVDVAISVDGAALDHQPPVPFFSATGFVSGPTGPFNVADDPTWRVGESASVRIAGTNAPTVEAGDAVEVRLVVRGTVVATARTEVTEGTA, encoded by the coding sequence GTGGCCCGTGGGTACGCACCAGTCGCGGTCGTCCTCCTGCTCGCAGTCACCGTCGTCGCCGCGGCGAGCGTGCTTACCATCCTGCCGTCCGTGACGGAGCGCCCGCCAGCCGACCAGCGCGGCGTCGCCGTCGACGCGACCGCGGACGGCCGCGTGACGCTGACGCTCGTCGCCGGCCCCGAACTGGACGTCCGCGACGTCGACGTGGCGATTTCCGTCGACGGCGCCGCGCTCGACCACCAGCCGCCGGTGCCGTTCTTCTCGGCGACGGGGTTCGTGAGCGGGCCGACCGGCCCGTTCAACGTCGCAGACGACCCGACGTGGCGCGTCGGCGAATCGGCGAGCGTCCGCATCGCGGGGACGAACGCGCCGACCGTCGAAGCCGGCGACGCCGTCGAAGTGCGACTCGTCGTGCGCGGGACCGTCGTCGCGACTGCGCGAACGGAGGTAACCGAAGGAACGGCGTGA